From Trueperella pecoris, a single genomic window includes:
- a CDS encoding DUF2142 domain-containing protein: protein MNTTRKENATSSPRKQQLVAILFFISLIGTGFSWIMASPIGGSPDDDFHMGSIWCPRPAEESCQTAVINGVLNIKVPEPVALATECHAHKPDHAAVCPRPLSDDKEAFSARFDIASYPTAYYRFHHLLIQETVAGSILLMRAVNFFITVTLFAGIGALLEKNLRYPYLLAMAASWAPMGIYFLTSINPSSWAIAGTFAYATAMWGALSARDDKRRWALTALALVGALLSFGSRGDAAFYIFVVTAALFFAFAKKRCHRPQWILASVLSLVGIYLMMSGGQASNVVQASSVSSNPIAIALRTIVDLPRFFGGLVGYEFGPGWFDIPLSGTIVVLAIFVTGSFLFVGIRQGSWRKWMSALMVFGAMAGIPVLIIVAGAYPHLGPYQPRYILPLLAVLMFVLFASDGGIRLRPSLPQRIVLMTSLWLILSFTLHTILWRYVKGLGGVPPFNLDALVSWWWNVPISPMTTWLIGAASMAVTLLTGSYLARETLQLAQDGTQMSNDTSYRGEAESPERPLNER, encoded by the coding sequence ATGAACACGACACGCAAAGAGAATGCGACTTCATCGCCACGAAAGCAACAACTAGTTGCCATCTTATTCTTTATTTCCCTCATCGGAACTGGCTTTTCGTGGATCATGGCTTCGCCAATTGGGGGATCACCGGATGACGATTTCCACATGGGATCGATTTGGTGCCCACGACCGGCCGAAGAATCCTGTCAGACCGCCGTGATCAATGGTGTACTCAATATCAAAGTTCCCGAACCGGTCGCATTGGCTACAGAATGCCACGCACACAAGCCTGATCATGCAGCAGTGTGCCCCCGCCCTCTTTCGGATGACAAAGAGGCTTTTTCGGCCCGCTTCGACATAGCAAGCTACCCAACCGCTTACTACCGGTTCCATCATCTCTTGATCCAAGAGACAGTAGCTGGATCCATCCTGCTGATGCGGGCGGTGAACTTCTTCATCACCGTGACGCTGTTCGCAGGTATCGGAGCTCTACTTGAAAAGAACCTCCGCTACCCATACCTCTTGGCAATGGCTGCGTCGTGGGCACCGATGGGAATCTACTTCCTTACCTCCATCAATCCAAGCTCCTGGGCAATAGCTGGCACCTTCGCTTACGCTACCGCCATGTGGGGCGCATTAAGCGCACGAGATGACAAACGCCGGTGGGCGTTGACAGCGCTCGCACTAGTTGGGGCCCTGTTGAGCTTCGGATCGCGAGGAGACGCTGCTTTCTACATCTTCGTCGTGACTGCTGCGCTTTTCTTCGCGTTTGCAAAGAAACGTTGCCACCGTCCCCAGTGGATCCTCGCTAGCGTCTTGAGCCTCGTGGGAATTTACCTCATGATGAGCGGCGGCCAAGCGAGCAACGTGGTGCAAGCATCATCGGTATCAAGCAATCCGATCGCAATCGCTCTACGAACCATCGTCGATCTTCCGCGTTTCTTCGGCGGACTTGTTGGGTATGAATTCGGGCCGGGATGGTTCGATATCCCGCTCAGTGGCACGATCGTCGTTCTCGCCATTTTCGTGACAGGTTCCTTCCTCTTCGTGGGAATTCGCCAAGGATCATGGCGAAAGTGGATGTCTGCACTGATGGTATTTGGAGCAATGGCAGGTATACCGGTGCTCATAATCGTTGCAGGAGCCTATCCTCATTTGGGACCTTACCAGCCCCGTTACATTTTGCCTTTGCTTGCAGTCCTGATGTTCGTCCTGTTTGCCTCCGATGGAGGAATACGCTTGCGACCATCCTTGCCACAGAGAATCGTCCTCATGACCAGCCTGTGGCTGATTCTTTCCTTTACACTACATACCATTTTGTGGCGTTACGTCAAAGGCCTCGGTGGTGTCCCGCCCTTTAACCTCGACGCCCTTGTGAGCTGGTGGTGGAACGTACCAATTTCGCCGATGACCACGTGGCTAATCGGTGCAGCCTCCATGGCCGTTACTCTTCTAACGGGCTCCTACCTTGCCCGAGAGACCCTGCAATTAGCGCAAGATGGCACGCAAATGAGTAACGATACCTCCTATCGGGGCGAGGCTGAGAGTCCAGAGCGTCCGCTCAACGAGCGATAA
- a CDS encoding glycosyltransferase family 2 protein: protein MRIDIMVPYWGSVAWVRELIDSVLAQDDDQWRLVIVDDCYPGDEARKLVEGIKDPRVEYVRNEENLGLNANFRRCLDLSTAEYLVIPGCDDRFLPNYVSTMRAAVEKFHPDVVQPGVRVINQDGRAMCGLPERIKAVIRSRQARASQPRSGEGVAVSLMHGNWMYWPSLLLRREAVEAHSFREFSIMLDLGLVVDVLLAGGNLLVLNEVSFEYRRSTESVSGKTALDGKRFVDEAKYFRLASGLFANHGWPKAAWAAKLHLTSRLHALILIPQVLRSNKRPVVAGLLKHVLR from the coding sequence ATGAGAATTGACATTATGGTCCCCTACTGGGGAAGCGTGGCCTGGGTACGCGAGCTTATCGACTCAGTCCTCGCCCAAGATGATGACCAATGGCGTCTTGTCATCGTGGACGACTGCTACCCGGGTGATGAAGCGCGCAAGCTGGTCGAAGGCATCAAGGACCCGCGCGTTGAGTACGTTCGTAATGAGGAAAATCTCGGATTAAATGCCAATTTTCGGCGATGCCTTGATCTTTCCACGGCGGAATACCTCGTCATCCCCGGATGCGACGACCGCTTTTTGCCAAATTATGTCTCCACGATGCGTGCTGCGGTCGAGAAGTTTCATCCCGACGTCGTCCAGCCGGGCGTGCGTGTCATCAATCAGGACGGCAGGGCCATGTGTGGGCTCCCTGAGCGGATCAAGGCCGTCATCCGCTCGCGCCAGGCCAGGGCATCTCAGCCTCGTTCCGGCGAAGGTGTGGCCGTGTCGCTCATGCACGGAAACTGGATGTACTGGCCATCGTTGCTTCTTCGCCGGGAGGCAGTGGAAGCCCACAGCTTTCGGGAGTTTTCCATCATGCTCGACCTCGGGCTCGTCGTCGACGTTTTGCTTGCAGGCGGGAACCTACTTGTCCTCAACGAAGTCAGCTTCGAATATCGCCGATCAACCGAGTCTGTTTCCGGCAAAACAGCGCTCGACGGGAAGCGCTTCGTTGATGAAGCAAAGTATTTTCGTCTAGCATCTGGGCTCTTTGCCAATCACGGATGGCCCAAGGCCGCTTGGGCCGCGAAGTTGCATCTCACATCGCGTCTACACGCACTTATCCTTATCCCACAGGTGTTACGTAGCAATAAACGGCCTGTCGTGGCAGGACTACTTAAACACGTCCTCCGCTAG
- a CDS encoding GTP-binding protein produces the protein MNPQVDHEVIGRLTALQRAVGAGGRFFDPYIANRAQDDLRRTQERMRLGTEATVAALVGGTGSGKSTMFNAITQLDFADSGDIRPTTERAAACTFDVDARELLDYLQVDEDRRIEHSSILTAGNDKLDGLVLLDLPDHDSVALTHSAQVDRLLPMVDLLIWVLDPQKYADQVLHKGFLESLGGRQEAMVVVMNQIDRVPADQREVLLGDLRALLDRDGLERVPILAASALTGEGVDAIRNRLAQAVAGESVNARTAAAELDAIAGRLRANVGLSEAETSGVAVDEINDRIVRSSGIPSVVESIRVSGESYQAPALVVPEQPANTMVHAIRDAWVAHLRTGLPSIWQEAVTAEVSSADRFRRALGGAIRTTPLPSISRTPAIAGLAAGVVVALVCLALAVFAPLGGLAVRLGVVAGGLIAGGVLAWLGKRVMRGNARKAALAYDCEVRAAVAATTEEHLLAGPRAILDQHRVTREELHSGVFRR, from the coding sequence ATGAATCCGCAGGTGGATCACGAGGTCATTGGTCGGCTAACGGCTCTTCAGCGTGCGGTCGGTGCGGGCGGTCGGTTCTTCGATCCGTATATTGCCAATCGCGCCCAAGATGACCTGAGGCGCACCCAGGAGCGCATGCGCCTGGGCACGGAGGCGACTGTGGCGGCGCTGGTCGGGGGCACGGGCTCGGGCAAGTCGACGATGTTTAACGCCATCACGCAGCTCGACTTTGCCGATTCGGGTGACATTCGCCCGACGACGGAGCGCGCGGCGGCCTGCACCTTCGACGTGGATGCGCGCGAGCTTCTCGATTACCTGCAGGTTGATGAGGATCGGCGGATCGAGCATTCCTCCATTTTGACAGCGGGCAATGACAAGCTCGACGGGCTTGTGCTGTTGGACCTGCCCGATCACGATTCGGTGGCGCTGACGCACTCGGCGCAGGTCGATCGGCTCCTGCCGATGGTGGACCTGCTGATCTGGGTGCTCGATCCGCAAAAGTACGCCGACCAGGTGTTGCACAAGGGCTTCCTGGAGAGCCTGGGCGGGCGCCAGGAGGCGATGGTCGTGGTTATGAATCAGATTGACCGCGTTCCTGCGGACCAACGCGAGGTTCTTCTTGGCGACTTGCGTGCGCTTCTGGACCGCGACGGGCTCGAGCGCGTGCCAATCTTGGCGGCCTCGGCACTGACGGGCGAAGGTGTGGACGCGATTCGCAACAGGCTCGCCCAGGCCGTGGCTGGGGAGTCGGTCAATGCGCGCACGGCCGCCGCCGAGCTTGACGCGATCGCCGGGCGCCTGCGGGCCAACGTTGGGCTCAGCGAGGCCGAGACGAGTGGCGTCGCCGTCGACGAGATTAACGATCGGATCGTTCGTTCCTCGGGTATCCCCTCCGTCGTCGAATCGATTCGCGTTTCTGGCGAGTCCTACCAGGCTCCGGCCCTCGTGGTCCCGGAGCAGCCGGCGAACACAATGGTTCACGCAATCCGTGACGCCTGGGTTGCCCACCTGCGCACCGGGCTTCCCTCGATTTGGCAGGAGGCGGTCACTGCTGAGGTGTCGTCCGCCGATCGTTTCCGGCGCGCTTTGGGCGGCGCTATTCGTACGACGCCGCTGCCCAGCATCTCGCGCACTCCGGCCATCGCCGGCTTGGCTGCCGGCGTGGTGGTGGCACTGGTGTGCCTGGCGCTCGCGGTTTTCGCGCCGCTGGGTGGGCTGGCCGTGAGGTTGGGCGTTGTAGCCGGTGGACTGATCGCCGGGGGCGTGCTCGCGTGGCTGGGGAAGCGCGTGATGAGGGGCAACGCTCGCAAGGCGGCGCTGGCCTATGACTGCGAGGTTCGTGCGGCCGTCGCGGCAACGACGGAGGAGCACCTGCTTGCTGGCCCGCGCGCGATTCTCGACCAGCATCGCGTCACCCGCGAGGAACTGCACTCGGGGGTTTTCCGCAGGTAG
- a CDS encoding ATP-grasp domain-containing protein has protein sequence MAQPKVFLATSEYLPALDQDEQDLPDALRDRGIEPVVAVWNDPSVNWADSDLTVVRSVRDYAKAPKQFLEWANSIPRIANSAATMAWNMDKHYMKDLEALGLPVIPTMWLEPEQNLSKQQIHSRFPSYGDFVIKPAVSSGGRGTGRYTSTDAKSRAEAIMHAQYELAAGRSVMVQRYLEDIDVAGETSLVYLNGLSSYQVEKEPMLHPRYRNSRDSGVVEEVARSADASEESWRWGERIRRALHAHIKNKTGRDELLLFNRVDLVRGAPDSEEEFYVMELSLIDGSLYLSANDEHLTRFADAIQMRAFW, from the coding sequence GTGGCTCAACCAAAAGTATTTCTTGCAACTTCCGAGTATCTGCCCGCCCTGGACCAGGATGAGCAGGACCTGCCTGATGCGCTTCGCGATCGTGGTATCGAACCCGTCGTGGCTGTGTGGAACGATCCCTCGGTCAACTGGGCGGATTCCGACCTGACGGTGGTGCGCTCCGTACGCGACTACGCCAAGGCTCCCAAGCAGTTCCTCGAGTGGGCGAATTCGATCCCTCGTATCGCAAACTCTGCTGCGACTATGGCCTGGAATATGGATAAGCACTACATGAAGGATCTTGAGGCGCTCGGGCTTCCTGTCATTCCGACCATGTGGCTCGAGCCGGAGCAGAATCTGTCCAAGCAACAGATTCACTCGCGCTTCCCGTCCTATGGAGACTTTGTGATTAAGCCGGCAGTGTCGTCGGGTGGTCGCGGTACGGGCCGCTACACGTCGACGGACGCGAAGTCGCGCGCCGAAGCCATCATGCACGCTCAGTATGAACTTGCGGCCGGCCGCTCGGTCATGGTCCAGCGTTATCTTGAGGACATTGATGTCGCAGGCGAGACCTCCCTTGTCTACCTCAATGGGCTGAGCTCCTATCAGGTTGAAAAGGAGCCGATGCTCCACCCGCGCTATCGCAACTCTCGCGACTCGGGCGTGGTTGAGGAAGTCGCGCGTTCTGCTGACGCTTCCGAAGAGTCGTGGCGTTGGGGCGAGCGCATTCGCCGCGCCCTACATGCTCACATCAAGAACAAGACCGGGCGTGACGAGCTCCTGCTTTTCAATCGAGTCGACCTCGTTCGTGGCGCCCCTGATTCGGAAGAAGAGTTCTACGTCATGGAGCTCTCGCTGATCGATGGTTCGCTGTATCTCTCCGCAAATGATGAGCACCTGACCCGTTTTGCGGACGCGATCCAGATGCGCGCCTTCTGGTGA
- a CDS encoding polysaccharide biosynthesis protein: MCNWLITIVAVRLATGFDVAGILALAMSISNLVIPAAEYRLRTVHVTDIHNEHSSQEYLGMRIVSSVLALAAGIVYTLATIDTSAFAVIIVYTIGQLVGTYAEGYHAIEQRESRMDFIGISYILQGLGNLVGFVCGLYFFNSLLIAVTLVTATTVVVVIAYDLPRARFFGSIRPVIRWKKAFSTFAKLFPIAMVNAALAIVTLVPRQYLQDYEGTEALGIYASVAVLALIIQATAAYVYIPLLGHIVTQLNMSKTRGLRLIAMIVMMFFAVAALASIAFALFGDVLLSILFGTDILPYTYLIQPALFLSVITAFVWFTNDLLLGLRDYVGCFAGGVAAAASTLALSAPLTRAFHLNGPSVVGIVASVVALAVMGFFFALSYRSLPSGGRV, encoded by the coding sequence ATGTGCAATTGGCTCATCACGATTGTTGCTGTTCGCCTAGCAACGGGCTTCGACGTCGCTGGAATTCTTGCGTTGGCTATGTCGATCTCAAACTTGGTCATTCCAGCCGCAGAATATCGCCTGCGCACCGTGCACGTAACCGACATCCACAACGAGCATTCCAGCCAGGAATACCTAGGGATGCGCATCGTCTCGAGTGTCCTCGCGCTTGCTGCGGGAATCGTCTACACGTTAGCGACGATCGACACATCTGCTTTTGCCGTCATCATCGTCTACACGATTGGGCAGCTCGTGGGCACCTACGCCGAGGGATACCATGCCATTGAACAACGCGAATCGCGTATGGATTTCATCGGCATCTCTTACATCCTTCAGGGCCTAGGCAACCTCGTAGGCTTCGTTTGCGGCCTTTATTTCTTCAACTCCCTCTTGATTGCTGTCACGCTGGTGACGGCAACGACCGTTGTCGTCGTCATCGCATACGACCTACCTCGGGCTCGATTTTTTGGGTCCATTCGACCGGTCATCCGTTGGAAGAAAGCTTTCTCCACTTTCGCCAAGCTCTTCCCCATTGCCATGGTGAATGCCGCCTTAGCGATCGTCACACTGGTGCCGCGGCAATACTTGCAGGATTATGAGGGAACGGAAGCTCTCGGAATCTACGCATCCGTTGCGGTTCTCGCCCTGATCATTCAGGCTACAGCCGCCTATGTGTATATCCCCTTGCTTGGGCATATTGTCACCCAACTGAACATGTCGAAGACGCGCGGTTTGCGATTGATCGCGATGATCGTCATGATGTTTTTCGCGGTGGCGGCGCTCGCGTCAATCGCCTTCGCGTTGTTCGGAGACGTTCTACTGTCTATCCTTTTCGGCACGGATATTCTCCCCTACACATACCTCATCCAGCCGGCGTTATTCCTCTCGGTCATCACTGCATTTGTGTGGTTCACTAATGATCTTCTACTCGGATTGCGCGACTATGTGGGTTGCTTTGCCGGAGGTGTCGCCGCAGCGGCGTCTACCCTCGCCCTGAGCGCCCCACTCACGAGAGCTTTCCATCTCAACGGCCCTAGCGTCGTCGGCATAGTGGCGAGCGTTGTGGCTCTTGCCGTGATGGGATTCTTCTTCGCGTTGAGCTACAGGAGTCTCCCTAGCGGAGGACGTGTTTAA
- a CDS encoding glycosyltransferase family 2 protein — protein sequence MSKLLIIIPAWNEQDSIALVISAIKDAIPEADCIVVNDGSQDQTSAQARVAGADVLDLPINLGVGGAMRTGFRYARDHDYDYAVQVDADGQHDPKYIGQLLDAAERGADIVIGARFSGVGTYSARGPRRWAMVVLSKVLSRLAKTRLTDVTSGFKLHSRRAIYLFSENYPAEYLGDTVESLVIAIKAGLRVRQVGVEMNKRVAGTPSHSPIKSAVYLLRAMLALAIALMSRKKKVGS from the coding sequence GTGTCTAAGCTTCTTATCATCATTCCCGCGTGGAATGAGCAAGATTCGATCGCGTTGGTAATTTCCGCAATTAAGGATGCCATTCCTGAGGCAGATTGCATCGTGGTCAATGATGGCTCGCAAGATCAGACGTCTGCCCAGGCACGCGTAGCAGGAGCGGATGTCCTTGATCTCCCGATTAATCTTGGGGTTGGTGGAGCTATGCGTACAGGATTTCGATATGCACGCGACCACGATTATGACTATGCTGTACAAGTTGATGCTGATGGTCAGCACGACCCGAAGTATATTGGGCAACTGCTCGATGCTGCTGAGCGCGGGGCTGACATCGTCATTGGGGCGCGCTTTTCTGGGGTTGGTACGTACAGTGCGCGCGGCCCGCGCCGCTGGGCGATGGTGGTGTTGTCAAAAGTGTTGAGCAGATTAGCGAAGACCAGATTGACGGACGTCACTTCCGGTTTCAAGCTTCACTCTCGTCGGGCTATTTACTTGTTTTCGGAGAACTACCCGGCAGAGTACCTTGGCGACACCGTTGAATCGCTCGTCATAGCGATCAAGGCTGGTCTGCGCGTGAGGCAGGTCGGCGTCGAGATGAATAAGCGAGTCGCGGGCACACCGTCTCACTCCCCTATTAAGTCGGCTGTCTACTTGTTGCGCGCAATGTTGGCTCTTGCCATAGCACTCATGTCTCGGAAAAAGAAGGTGGGTTCATGA
- a CDS encoding DUF2304 domain-containing protein, which translates to MTTIQIISLVVVLAIAAALIGFVRGRVLKEKYVWLWLFLDFLALIFVLWPQALYAMSRVLGFDVPSNLVFFTVIAVLVVVEIHQAITVSRLEEERRRLAEEIAYLRHDVDALRR; encoded by the coding sequence ATGACGACGATCCAGATTATCTCCCTCGTGGTGGTCCTTGCGATCGCCGCCGCACTCATCGGCTTCGTACGCGGCAGGGTGTTGAAGGAAAAGTACGTCTGGCTTTGGCTCTTCTTAGACTTCCTGGCTCTTATCTTCGTATTGTGGCCGCAGGCTCTCTACGCCATGTCGCGGGTACTGGGCTTTGATGTCCCATCAAATTTGGTGTTTTTTACCGTGATAGCCGTGCTTGTGGTCGTTGAGATTCACCAGGCGATTACCGTTTCCCGTTTGGAAGAAGAGCGACGCCGCCTGGCGGAAGAGATTGCCTACCTGCGCCACGACGTCGACGCGCTGCGTCGATAG
- the orn gene encoding oligoribonuclease, giving the protein MVSNFNAQSTPIVWIDCEMTGLDLETDSLVEIAVVVTDSELNPLDRGLRLVMKPTKESVENMDPFVVNMHTVTGLIDEWDDGLEMHDAEAQVLDYVRRFVPEARKAPLGGNSVGTDRTFLARDMPELVAHLHYRVVDVSSIKELAKRWYPRTYFAAPEKTGNHTALGDIYDSIDELRYYRAVLMPDGEGPSTEESREVAQSILDDLTRTRAEAASE; this is encoded by the coding sequence ATGGTGAGTAATTTTAACGCCCAATCAACACCCATCGTTTGGATCGACTGCGAAATGACCGGCCTCGACCTCGAGACCGATTCGCTCGTCGAAATCGCCGTCGTCGTCACCGACTCCGAGCTCAACCCGCTCGACCGTGGCCTCCGCCTCGTCATGAAGCCCACGAAGGAATCCGTCGAGAACATGGATCCTTTCGTGGTCAACATGCACACCGTCACCGGACTCATCGACGAGTGGGACGACGGCCTCGAGATGCACGACGCCGAAGCGCAGGTTCTCGACTACGTCCGCCGCTTCGTGCCCGAGGCACGCAAGGCGCCCTTGGGAGGCAACTCCGTCGGTACCGACCGCACATTCCTCGCGCGCGACATGCCCGAACTCGTTGCGCACCTCCACTACCGCGTGGTCGACGTTTCTTCTATCAAGGAGCTCGCCAAGCGCTGGTATCCGCGCACCTATTTCGCGGCCCCCGAGAAGACTGGCAATCACACCGCGCTCGGCGACATCTACGATTCCATCGACGAGCTTCGCTACTACCGGGCCGTCCTCATGCCCGACGGCGAAGGGCCCTCCACCGAGGAATCGCGTGAGGTGGCCCAATCAATCCTCGACGATCTCACCCGCACCCGCGCCGAGGCCGCGAGCGAGTAG
- a CDS encoding GTPase, producing the protein MSTPAFSRAALAGLVSRTIDALKNAKLPLEMPGTRELVESRSQLLTQLESRILPHLHSDDLPAVIVFGGSSGAGKSTLVNSLVREEVSPASVLRPTTRTPVMLIHPRDYYKMGRHALSRMGKYEVVTSAIEGIVIVDAPDLDSVDDSNRALSSRLIDAADLWVFVTTASRYGDAVAWDTLQMANMRGVTCAVVLDRVPAAAMPVVRRDLAHRMEQMGLAESPLFIVPDAGAHSGLLPEELVKDLREWLEVVARTKAGDSLVDRTTAATLPQLRQDLLFLAEAVEAQDNALTDLKDKAFEGAQEPMEKLATNISHGRFGQGAPTTSWLSLASTGGPLAGMVAGRRPNILDRRSGARDRAMTTIFDAVLTSVRVALTQGLTAARVNVNQAWEFDVVNTAELRAQANANVDIDAIVDRALDGWKSDLLKLRMGDNPWLGAAGVASLLGVGAGGIAGAQKVAEALGGKEAVGQAREDLTERVRQALRELVAAYTSVVNAIDVGDASTLRLRASEFLNR; encoded by the coding sequence GTGAGTACTCCAGCTTTTTCCCGCGCCGCATTGGCAGGCCTCGTTTCGCGCACCATCGATGCTTTGAAGAACGCGAAGCTGCCTCTTGAGATGCCTGGAACGCGCGAGTTGGTCGAGTCGCGTTCTCAGCTGCTAACTCAGTTGGAGAGCCGCATCCTGCCGCATCTGCATTCCGATGATTTGCCGGCGGTTATCGTATTTGGCGGTTCGTCGGGTGCCGGTAAGTCGACGTTGGTCAATTCGCTGGTGCGCGAGGAGGTCTCGCCGGCCTCGGTGCTTCGTCCCACGACCCGCACGCCCGTCATGCTCATTCACCCGCGAGACTATTACAAGATGGGTCGCCATGCCCTGTCGCGTATGGGCAAGTATGAGGTGGTGACGAGCGCGATTGAAGGCATCGTGATTGTCGATGCGCCAGACTTGGATTCGGTTGATGATTCAAATCGCGCGCTGTCGTCCCGTTTGATTGACGCGGCGGATTTGTGGGTCTTTGTGACGACGGCGTCGCGCTACGGTGACGCCGTGGCGTGGGACACGCTGCAAATGGCGAACATGCGGGGAGTGACCTGTGCGGTTGTGCTCGACCGCGTGCCTGCCGCGGCGATGCCGGTTGTGCGCCGCGATTTGGCCCACCGGATGGAGCAGATGGGGCTGGCGGAGAGCCCGCTGTTCATTGTTCCCGACGCCGGGGCGCACTCTGGCTTGCTGCCGGAGGAGCTCGTCAAGGATTTGCGCGAGTGGCTTGAGGTTGTGGCACGGACGAAGGCGGGCGATTCTCTCGTGGATCGCACGACGGCGGCCACGTTACCCCAGCTCCGCCAGGATCTGCTTTTCCTGGCTGAGGCCGTGGAGGCACAGGATAACGCGTTGACGGACTTGAAGGACAAGGCGTTCGAGGGTGCGCAGGAGCCGATGGAAAAGCTTGCGACGAACATTTCTCATGGCCGCTTCGGCCAGGGTGCGCCGACGACGTCGTGGCTCTCGCTGGCCTCGACGGGTGGCCCACTGGCGGGCATGGTGGCTGGCCGTCGGCCTAACATCCTCGATCGTCGTAGCGGCGCTCGTGACAGGGCGATGACCACCATTTTCGACGCTGTGCTCACGTCGGTGCGGGTCGCGCTCACGCAGGGGCTGACGGCCGCGCGGGTGAATGTGAATCAGGCGTGGGAGTTCGACGTCGTGAATACGGCCGAGCTTCGTGCGCAGGCGAACGCCAACGTGGACATTGACGCGATCGTGGATCGTGCGCTTGATGGCTGGAAGTCGGACCTGTTGAAGCTGCGAATGGGGGACAACCCATGGCTCGGTGCCGCCGGGGTGGCTTCCCTCTTGGGCGTGGGCGCCGGGGGAATTGCCGGCGCGCAGAAGGTGGCTGAGGCGCTCGGAGGTAAGGAAGCCGTCGGCCAGGCGCGCGAGGACCTGACCGAGCGTGTGCGGCAGGCGCTGAGGGAGCTTGTGGCGGCATATACGAGCGTTGTTAACGCGATTGACGTGGGCGACGCGTCCACGTTGCGGCTGCGTGCCAGTGAGTTTTTGAATCGATAG